Proteins encoded within one genomic window of Camelina sativa cultivar DH55 chromosome 19, Cs, whole genome shotgun sequence:
- the LOC104764188 gene encoding probable Xaa-Pro aminopeptidase P, with product MIPLTLSSPSLTRLVLFTSRYSHSPFLRNFSSLPLINRKLLYKPPFGVRCHASSSNSSSFTAKSSKEIRKAQTKVVVDEKLTSIRRLFSDPGVGIDAYVIPSQDAHQSEFIAECYARRAYLSGFTGSAGTAIVTKDKAALWTDGRYFLQAEKQLNSSWSLMRAGNPGVPTASEWVADVLAPGGRVGIDPFLFSADAAEELKEVIAKKNHQLVYLYNVNLVDEIWKDSRPKPPSKQIRIHDLKYAGVDVASKLLTLRNQIMDAGASAIVISMLDEIAWVLNLRGSDVPHSPVMYAYLIVEVDQAHLFIDSSKVTAEVKDHLKNAGIELRPYDSILQEIDSLAARGAQLLMDPSSLNVAIISTYKSACERYSRNSESEERAKPKFTDSSSGYIANPSGIYMQSPISWAKAIKNDAELQGMKNSHLRDAAALAHFWAWLEEEVHKNANLTEVDVADRLLEFRSLQDGFMDTSFDTISGSGANGAIIHYKPEPESCSRVDPKKLFLLDSGAQYVDGTTDITRTVHFSEPSTREKECFTRVLQGHIALDQAVFPEGTPGFVLDGFARSSLWKIGLDYRHGTGHGVGAALNVHEGPQSISFRYGNMNPLQNGMIVSNEPGYYEDHAFGIRIENLLHVRDAETPNRFGGVTYLGFEKLTFFPIQAKMVDVSLLSDTEIDWLNSYHAEVWEKVSPLLEGSSTQQWLWNNTRPLAKP from the exons ATGATTCCTCTAACTCTTTCGTCGCCGTCTCTGACTCGTCTCGTTTTGTTCACCTCACGTTACTCTCACTCTCCGTTCCTCCGCAATTTCAGTTCGCTCCCTTTGATCAACCGGAAATTACTGTATAAACCCCCTTTTGGCGTAAGGTGTCATGCTAGTAGCAGCAATTCTTCCTCCTTCACCGCAAAGTCTTCCAAAGAGATTCGTAAAGCTCAAACCAAAGTAGTCGTTGACGAAAAGCTTACCTCGATCCGGCGGCTGTTCTCTGATCCGGGTGTTGGAATCGATGCCTACGTCATACCTTCACAAGATGCACATCAG AGCGAGTTCATCGCAGAGTGCTATGCGAGGAGGGCTTATCTATCAGGATTTACCGGAAGTGCTGGTACCGCTATTGTCACCAAGGACAAGGCAGCTCTGTGGACAGATGGCCGCTATTTTCTtcag GCGGAGAAGCAGTTGAACTCAAGTTGGAGTCTCATGCGTGCTGGTAATCCAGGAGTCCCCACGGCAAGTGAATGGGTAGCTGATGTTTTGGCTCCTGGTGGAAGAGTTGGTATTGACCCT TTTCTTTTTTCCGCCGATGCTGCTGAGGAATTGAAGGAGGTTATAGCGAAAAAGAATCATCAGTTGGTTTACTTGTACAATGTAAATCTTGTGGATGAGATATGGAAGGACTCAAGGCCAAAGCCTCCAAGCAAACAAATAAGGATACATGACTTGAAGTATGCTGGTGTCGATGTGGCCTCAAAATTGTTGACTCTGAGGAATCAAATTATGGATGCTGGCGCATCTGCCATTGTGATATCCATGCTTGATGAGATTGCATGGGTGCTTAATCTG AGAGGGAGCGATGTTCCACATTCACCTGTAATGTACGCATATCTGATTGTAGAGGTTGACCAAGCCCATCTCTTTATAGATAGTTCTAAAGTTACGGCGGAGGTAAAAGATCATCTGAAAAACGCAGGGATCGAACTTAGACCTTACGATTCTATTCTTCAAGAAATAGATAG TCTGGCAGCACGTGGAGCTCAGCTTCTGATGGATCCATCATCCCTCAACGTAGCTATCATTAGTACCTACAAATCTGCGTGTGAAAGATATTCGAGGAATTCTGAAAGCGAAGAAAGAGCTAAGCCTAAATTTACTGATAGCTCCAGCGGATATATTGCGAATCCCTCTGGCATCTACATGCAATCTCCTATTTCGTGGGCAAAGGCCATTAAAAATGACGCCGAGCTACAGGGAATGAAGAACTCTCACTTGAG AGATGCTGCTGCTCTAGCTCATTTCTGGGCTTGGCTGGAAGAAGAAGTGCATAAGAATGCAAACCTAACAGAGGTAGATGTGGCTGACAGGCTCCTTGAATTTCGTTCACTGCAAGATGGTTTTATGGATACAAGCTTCGATACAATAAGTG GTTCCGGTGCAAATGGTGCTATTATACACTATAAACCCGAGCCAGAGAGCTGCAGTCGTGTAGACcctaaaaaactttttttgctGGATAGTGGCGCTCAATATGTTGATGGAACAACAGACATCACAAGAACAGTACATTTTAGTGAACCTTCTACACGAGAAAAAGAATGTTTCACTCGAGTTTTGCAG GGTCATATAGCTCTTGATCAAGCCGTGTTCCCAGAAGGTACTCCTGGTTTTGTATTAGATGGGTTTGCACGCTCTTCTCTGTGGAAGATTGGACTTGATTACCGCCATG GGACTGGACACGGCGTAGGGGCTGCACTCAATGTGCATGAAGGTCCTCAAAGTATTAGTTTTCGGTATGGAAACATGAACCCTCTCCAGAATGGCATGATAGTAAGCAATGAACCTGGATATTATGAAGATCATGCATTTGGGATCCGAATTGAG AATCTCCTTCATGTGAGAGATGCTGAAACACCAAACCGCTTTGGTGGAGTTACATACCTTGGATTTGAGAAGCTTACATTCTTCCCCATTCAG GCAAAAATGGTTGATGTTTCTTTGCTATCTGATACTGAGATTGACTGGCTGAATAGTTACCACGCGGAAGTCTGGGAAAAG GTTTCACCATTATTGGAAGGTTCTTCAACTCAGCAGTGGCTCTGGAACAACACAAGACCGTTAGCCAAACCATGA
- the LOC104764191 gene encoding receptor like protein 30-like has protein sequence MMIPSPSGIVFFLLCSLVLHTLAASPKLHYCRLDQRDALLEFKHEFPAPSLSSWNQSSDCCLWSGVTCDARSGEVISLDLGNVLLNNPLKPNSGLFKLQQLKNLTLSDCHLYGEITSSLGNLSRLTHLDLSSNQLSGEVLASISNLNQLRDLLLSDNSFSGNIPTSFANFTKLSTLDISNNLFTLENFPFVLPNLTSLSFLNIASNHVKSTLPSDMSRLHNLEYFLVRENSFSGTFPTSLFTIPSLQYFDLEGNQFRGPIKFGNISSSSRLSDIYLANNKFDGPIPESVSEIQSLILLDISHNNLVGTIPTSISKLVNLQHLMLSNNKLQGQVPGCLCGLITVRLSHNSFNSFGKPSSSSGREALFELDLGSNSLGGPFPQWICNQRFFKFLDLSNNLFNGSIPPCFKNSTYWLKGLVLRNNSFSGILPDVFVNASMLGSVDVSFNLLEGKLPKSLMNCTYIELVNVGSNRINDTFPSWLASLPSLRVLILRSNAFHGSLYHDHVSLGFQHLRFIDISQNGFSGTLSPLYFSNWREMVTSEGSDLGTEDLYMGEDGPEFSHSNSMTMIYKGVETEFLKIPYSFRAIDFSGNRFNGNIPESIGLLMELRLLNLSGNAFTGNIPQALANLTNLETLDVSRNQLSGHIPRDLGSLSFLSTMNFSHNLLEGPVPQGTQFQSQNCSIFMDNLKLSGLEKICGKAHAPNSTPRESKELSEPKEQVINWIAAAIAYGPGVFCGLVVGHIFASHKHEWFMEKFRRNKRRSVVIKSAR, from the coding sequence ATGATGATTCCAAGCCCTTCtggtattgttttctttctcttgtgttCCCTCGTTCTACACACTCTTGCAGCATCTCCTAAGCTTCACTATTGCCGTCTTGACCAAAGGGATGCTCTTCTCGAGTTCAAACACGAGTTTCCGGCTCCATCGTTAAGCTCATGGAACCAGAGTAGTGATTGCTGTCTTTGGAGTGGTGTCACGTGCGATGCTAGATCTGGCGAGGTGATTTCACTTGACCTTGGTAATGTCCTTCTTAACAATCCTTTGAAACCAAATAGTGGTCTTTTCAAACTCCAACAACTTAAGAACCTAACTCTTAGTGATTGCCATCTCTATGGAGAGATTACTTCTTCACTAGGAAACCTTTCTCGTCTCACGCACCTTGACCTTTCGAGTAATCAACTGTCAGGTGAAGTTCTTGCTTCAATCAGTAACCTAAACCAACTTAGAGACCTTTTACTTTCTGATAACAGCTTTAGTGGTAATATTCCTACTTCATTTGCCAATTTCACAAAGCTGTCTACTCTAGACATCTCAAACAACCTATTTACATTGGAAAATTTCCCTTTCGTACTACCAAATCTAACCAGCTTGTCCTTTTTAAACATTGCCTCTAACCACGTTAAATCCACGCTTCCATCTGATATGAGTAGACTCCACAACTTGGAATATTTTCTCGTGCGTGAGAATTCTTTTTCCGGGACTTTTCCTACGTCTTTGTTCACGATTCCTTCGTTACAGTATTTTGATTTGGAAGGAAACCAGTTCAGGGGACCTATAAAGTTTGGGAACATATCTTCATCGTCTAGGCTTTCGGATATATACCTTGCTAATAACAAATTCGATGGTCCAATCCCTGAATCTGTATCTGAGATTCAGAGTCTCATTTTACTAGATATCAGCCATAACAACTTAGTTGGGACAATCCCAACTTCAATATCAAAGTTAGTCAACCTCCAGCATCTTATGCTTTCAAACAATAAGTTACAAGGCCAAGTACCAGGTTGCTTATGTGGATTGATAACAGTGAGACTTTCCCACAATTCTTTCAACAGTTTTGGAAAGCCATCATCATCTTCCGGCCGAGAAGCACTGTTTGAGTTGGATCTTGGTTCGAATTCACTTGGAGGACCATTTCCGCAATGGATCTGTAACCAAAGGTTCTTTAAGTTCTTGGATTTGTCCAACAATCTCTTCAACGGCTCAATCCCtccttgttttaaaaattcaacttattgGCTTAAAGGGCTTGTTCTACGTAACAACAGCTTCAGCGGGATCCTTCCAGACGTATTTGTCAATGCTAGCATGTTAGGATCAGTTGACGTTAGCTTCAACCTGTTGGAAGGAAAACTTCCAAAATCACTGATGAATTGCACTTATATTGAACTTGTGAATGTGGGAAGCAACAGAATCAATGACACTTTTCCATCATGGTTGGCTTCTCTGCCATCGTTACGTGTCCTCATCCTCAGGTCTAATGCGTTCCACGGTTCTTTATATCATGACCACGTATCTCTTGGGTTTCAACATTTGAGGTTCATCGATATATCACAGAATGGTTTCAGTGGAACTTTGTCACCTTTGTATTTCTCCAATTGGCGTGAGATGGTGACATCTGAGGGCTCTGATCTAGGTACGGAGGATTTGTACATGGGGGAGGACGGGCCAGAGTTCAGCCATAGTAATTCGATGACTATGATATATAAAGGAGTAGAGACAGAGTTCTTAAAGATCCCATACTCCTTCAGAGCCATTGACTTCTCTGGAAACAGATTTAATGGGAATATACCTGAGTCCATTGGTTTGTTGATGGAACTGCGTCTTCTCAACTTGTCAGGCAACGCATTCACTGGAAACATCCCTCAAGCATTGGCAAATTTGACAAACCTCGAGACGTTAGACGTGTCTCGTAATCAGTTGTCAGGTCACATTCCTCGAGATCTTGGTagcctctcttttctttcaacGATGAACTTCTCCCACAACCTTCTCGAAGGTCCAGTCCCACAAGGCACACAGTTTCAAAGCCAAAACTGTTCTATATTCATGGACAACCTCAAGCTCTCCGGACTCGAGAAAATCTGTGGCAAAGCTCATGCCCCGAATTCTACACCACGAGAATCCAAGGAACTGTCGGAACCAAAAGAACAAGTGATTAACTGGATAGCAGCTGCTATAGCCTACGGACCTGGTGTGTTCTGTGGATTAGTTGTTGGACATATCTTTGCTTCACACAAACACGAGTGGTTCATGGAAAAGTTCCGTCGTAACAAGCGGAGATCAGTAGTCATCAAAAGTGCTCGTTGA
- the LOC104764192 gene encoding LOW QUALITY PROTEIN: protein ALWAYS EARLY 2-like (The sequence of the model RefSeq protein was modified relative to this genomic sequence to represent the inferred CDS: inserted 1 base in 1 codon) — protein MAPVRKSRSVNKRFTNETSAGKDAGNSRKNKQRKKKLSDKLGPQWTRKELERFYDAYRKHGQEWKKVAAAVRHSRSIDMVEALFNMNRAYLSLPEGTASVAGLIAMMTDHYSVMEGSGSEGEGHDASEVPRKQQKRKRAKPQLSDSREEVDIQHSVASTDGCLTFLKQARANGTQRRATGKRTPRVPVQTSHMGDDREGSTPPNKRARKQFDANDDVAHFLALALTDASRRGGSSKVSESPNRRTELSDSTPIKSWGNMSRTRKSQSKHCDNSIFKEWMGSSQERKLESDKDTALLMDMEGVSEMEAPPKPKRFYKKKVKVEVEEAEGNDSDDNGECSATEGIRIQSQRRKAAIEASRGKHSPRSTKRKDKKLTSGDGFDALQELAELSALLESGPESSARLKEERTEYDMDEKSSTPEATSSSSHGEKANAEPDDSLLHAISSAENTNKRKPKPSRQASTDCDAVPTEKLQSQTSGSLRRKRKPKVLGDEAPADFSQNKSINKKELHQDENNMKSFVRTKRAGQGPAQSKQLKTVQALEESATTSDKNRPVMDVIASTKEISDSGPASVSQKPPNKRKISLKKSLQERAKSSETIHKASRSSRTLSVQEFFLKDKLSTSLSYPLARRRCIFEWFYSAIDHPWFAKKEFADYLTHVGLGHIPRLTRLEWSVVKSSLGGPRRFSEKFLQEEKEKLKQYRESVRKHYTALRTGAREGLPTDLARPLSVGNRVIAIHPKTREIHDGKILTVDHNKCNVLFDDLGVELDIDCMPSNHLEYMPEGLRRQIDKCLSMKKEAESGNSNLGVSVIFPPCGPENVSFPMNPPLNQGDVVAPIQHGKVSTNTSSPQQTNHSYITAYSKAREAEIQRALALQHALDEKEMEPEMLEIVKGSKTRAQAMVDVAIKAASSGKEGEDVKKMIQEALDLIDKHXKFKHNEHVNGSIDPNQNHNPSPSDASDPMANNDFNSQDGSEKNEAQIPSELITSCVATWLMIQMCTERQYPPADVAQLIDAAFTSLQPRCPQNLPIYREIQTCMGRIKTQILALVPT, from the exons ATGGCACCGGTGAGGAAGTCGAGGAGTGTGAACAAGCGTTTCACCAATGAAACTTCCGCAGGGAAAGATGCTGGCAACTCGAGAAAAAATAAGCAGCGT aaaaaaaaattgtctgaTAAGCTGGGACCTCAGTGGACCAGAAAAGAGCTTGAGCGTTTCTATGATGCTTACCGGAAGCACGGCCAGGAGTGGAAAAAG gTTGCTGCTGCAGTTCGGCATAGCAGGTCCATTGACATGGTGGAAGCTCTATTTAATATGAATCGG GCATATTTATCTCTCCCCGAGGGAACTGCCTCTGTAGCTGGCCTGATTGCGATGATGACAGATCATTACAGTGTCATG GAAGGGAGTGGTAGTGAAGGAGAAGGCCATGATGCTTCAGAAGTACCAAGGAAACAACAAAAGCGCAAACGTGCTAAACCTCAGCTTAGCGATTCTCGGGAGGAAGTTGATATACAACATTCAGTTGCTTCGACAGATGGATGCCTCACGTTTTTGAAGCAAGCTCGAGCTAATG GAACTCAGCGACGTGCCACTGGAAAACGCACACCACGGGTTCCTGTACAAACGTCACATATGGGGGATGATAGAGAAGGCTCTACGCCACCAAATAAAAGAGCTAGGAAGCAATTCGATGCCAATGATGATGTCGCACATTTTTTAGCGTTAGCATTAACAGATGCATCGAGAAGGGGAGGGTCTTCAAAAGTTTCTGAATCACCAAATAGAAGAACAGAACTTAGCGATAGCACACCGATCAAGAGCTGGGGGAATATG TCGCGAACAAGAAAATCTCAATCAAAGCACTGTGACAACTCCATTTTCAAGGAGTGGATGGGAAGTAGCCAAGAAAGGAAGCTTGAATCTGATAAAGATACTGCCTTGTTGATGGATATGGAAGGCGTTAGCGAAATGGAGGCTCCTCCGAAGCCGAAAAGATTCTACAAGAAAAAAGTGAAAGTCGAAGTCGAAGAAGCAGAAGGTAATGATTCTGATGACAATGGAGAATGCAGTGCCACAGAGGGGATCAGAATTCAATCACAGAGACGAAAGGCAGCTATTGAAGCTTCAAGAGGGAAACATTCACCGCGCAGCacaaagagaaaagataaaaaacttACTTCTGGAG ATGGATTTGATGCTCTGCAAGAGTTGGCTGAATTGTCAGCTTTGCTGGAATCAG GTCCAGAATCATCTGCTCGGTTGAAGGAAGAAAGAACAGAATACGACATGGACGAGAAATCTAGCACACCAGAAGCTACATCCTCAAGCAGTCATGGGGAAAAAGCAAATGCAGAACCAGATGATAGTCTCCTTCATGCAATCTCTTCTGCTGAGAATACTAACAAGAGAAAGCCAAAACCTTCAAGGCAGGCATCCACTGACTGTGATGCTGTTCCCACAGAGAAGCTACAATCCCAAACTAGTGGCAGTTTAAGAAGAAAACGTAAACCAAAG GTACTGGGGGATGAAGCTCCAGCAGATTTTAGTCAGAACAAATccataaacaaaaag GAATTGCATCAAGATGAGAATAATATGAAGTCTTTTGTTAGAACAAAACGTGCTGGTCAAGGTCCAGCTCAGTCAAAACAGTTAAAAACTGTTCAGGCGTTGGAGGAATCTGCTACAACAAGCGATAAGAACAGACCTGTGATGGATGTAATAGCATCAACTAAAGAAATTTCTGATTCGGGTCCAGCCAGTGTATCTCAGAAACCTCCAAACAAGCGTAAGATAAGTCTGAAGAAAAGCTTACAAGAAAGGGCTAAATCTTCTGAAACCATACATAAAGCTTCACGTAGTTCCAGAACTCTTTCAGTACAGGAGTTTTTCTTAAAG GATAAGCTTTCTACTTCTCTGTCGTATCCCTTGGCACGTCGAAGGTGCATATTTGAATGGTTCTATAGTGCTATCGACCATCCCTGGTTTGCAAAGAAGGAGTTTGCCGATTACCTAACTCACGTGGGACTTGGTCACATTCCAAGACTCACTCGTCTTGAATGGAGCGTCGTTAAAAG TTCTCTTGGTGGACCGCGAAGATTCTCTGAGAAATTTTTacaggaagagaaggagaaactTAAACAGTACCGCGAATCCGTGCGAAAGCATTATACAGCGCTTCGAACAGGTGCTAGGGAAGGGCTTCCTACAGATTTGGCTAGACCATTATCAGTTGGGAACAGAGTCATTGCCATCCATCCCAAAACGCGAGAGATTCATGATGGGAAAATTCTCACTGTTGACCATAACAAATGCAACGTTCTGTTCGATGACTTGGGTGTTGAGTTG GACATTGATTGCATGCCTTCAAATCATCTAGAATACATGCCAGAGGGTCTAAGGAGGCAAATTGATAAGTGTTTATCTATGAAGAAAGAAGCAGAGAGCGGGAATTCAAACCTTGGTGTGTCTGTGATATTCCCTCCTTGTGGACCTGAAAACGTCAGCTTTCCCATGAATCCTCCTCTGAATCAG GGTGATGTGGTTGCTCCCATTCAGCATGGTAAAGTATCAACCAACACTAGTAGTCCACAGCAGACTAATCATTCATATATCACAGCTTATAGCAAAGCAAGAGAAGCTGAGATTCAACGAGCACTTGCACTGCAGCATGCGTTAGATGAAAAG GAAATGGAGCCAGAGATGCTAGAAATTGTTAAGGGTTCAAAGACAAGAGCGCAAGCAATGGTGGATGTAGCTATAAAG GCTGCATCATCTGGTAAGGAAGGAGAAGATGTGAAGAAAATGATCCAAGAAGCCTTGGACTTGATTGACAAAC TTAAGTTCAAACATAACGAGCACGTAAATGGCAGCATAGACccaaatcaaaatcacaacCCATCTCCCTCAGACGCCTCAGACCCTATGGCTAACAACGATTTTAACTCACAAGATGGTTCAGAGAAAAACGAGGCTCAAATCCCTTCAGAGCTAATCACCTCCTGTGTTGCCACTTGGCTCATGATTCAG ATGTGCACGGAGAGACAGTATCCTCCAGCTGATGTGGCACAGCTTATAGACGCAGCATTCACAAGCTTGCAGCCACGATGCCCCCAGAACCTACCGATCTACAGAGAAATCCAAACGTGCATGGGACGGATCAAGACTCAAATCCTGGCCCTTGTACCAACTTGA
- the LOC104764193 gene encoding uncharacterized protein LOC104764193 — translation MGRSCLPRWRLGRLMAGLQVILGLIVITVSFSCLYRFHSAGYFVHNEDICRNIYTIKEVSNEGFDLKSLHDRVDDVLEKMDNLYEKLEKTVKEMEKSKDGSKKEIKKFLEDEVMKPFYHAHIGLRQIRLPKPEGIRNTTEKEEPLINKFLIEEIRKYITPKDNRVGKINMFGTERVFNTIGHACVLMKMELEKYMDYDVGAYCDDDWNLAQKLILSGCDPLPRRRCLTRASMTYQKPYPINESLWKLPDDRNVRWGNYQCRNFACLSSKNPKRGYTKCSGCFEMEKESEKWVKNSTLLVDFMIDDVLRAKPGEIRIGLDYGVGTGTFAARMREKNVTIVTTALNLGAPFSEMIALRGLIPLYISMNQRLPFFDNTMDMIHTAGLMDGWIDLLLMDFVLYDWDRVLRPGGLLWIDRFFCKKKDLDDYMYMFLQFRYKKHKWAISPKSKDEVYLSALLEKPPRAI, via the coding sequence atggggAGATCATGTCTGCCTAGATGGCGATTAGGAAGACTAATGGCAGGGTTACAAGTGATCTTAGGGTTAATAGTGATCACTGTGAGCTTCTCATGTCTCTATAGATTCCATTCCGCGGGTTACTTCGTGCACAACGAAGACATTTGCCGCAATATTTACACAATCAAAGAAGTCAGCAACGAAGGGTTCGATCTAAAGTCCCTGCACGATCGTGTTGATGATGTACTAGAAAAGATGGACAACTTGTACGAGAAGCTAGAGAAGACGGtaaaagagatggagaagagcAAAGACGGAAGCAAAAAGGAGATCAAGAAGTTTCTTGAAGATGAAGTGATGAAGCCATTTTATCATGCTCATATCGGATTAAGGCAAATCCGGTTACCTAAACCCGAAGGAATCAGAAACACAACGGAAAAGGAAGAGCCTTTGATCAATAAGTTTCTCATTGAGGAGATAAGGAAGTACATTACACCAAAGGATAATAGGGTTGGGAAAATAAACATGTTTGGAACAGAGAGAGTTTTCAACACTATTGGTCATGCGTGTGTGTTGATGAAGATGGAGCTAGAGAAGTATATGGATTATGATGTTGGAGCGTATTGTGATGATGATTGGAATTTAGCACAGAAGTTGATACTTAGCGGGTGTGATCCGCTACCTAGAAGACGATGCTTGACAAGAGCATCAATGACTTACCAGAAACCTTATCCGATCAACGAGTCATTGTGGAAGCTACCTGATGATAGAAACGTAAGATGGGGAAATTACCAATGCAGGAACTTCGCGTGTTTATCAAGCAAGAACCCTAAAAGGGGTTACACGAAATGCAGTGGATGTTTTGAaatggagaaagagagtgagaaaTGGGTCAAGAACAGTACTTTGTTAGTCGACTTCATGATTGATGATGTTCTGAGAGCGAAGCCAGGTGAGATTAGGATTGGACTGGATTATGGTGTTGGGACAGGGACATTTGCAGCAAGAATGAGAGAGAAGAACGTGACTATTGTCACAACTGCTTTGAACTTGGGAGCTCCTTTCAGTGAGATGATTGCTTTGAGAGGTTTGATCCCATTGTACATCTCCATGAACCAGAGGCTACCGTTCTTCGACAATACAATGGATATGATTCACACTGCCGGATTAATGGATGGTTGGATCGATCTTCTTCTGATGGATTTCGTGTTATATGATTGGGATCGAGTGCTGAGACCGGGTGGGTTACTGTGGATTGATAGATTCTTCTGTAAAAAGAAGGATCTTGATGATTATATGTACATGTTCCTGCAGTTTAGGTACAAGAAACACAAGTGGGCTATTTCACCTAAATCAAAGGATGAGGTTTATCTCTCTGCATTGCTGGAGAAGCCTCCTCGTGCCAtctaa